One Nocardioides aromaticivorans genomic window carries:
- a CDS encoding AurF N-oxygenase family protein, producing the protein MTLLDPAAEVASPNAEALSERLLRSTARQSYDPDVDIDWSAPPVPGLWWMQPERMSLYGTPLWDRLSEEQRIELSLHEVASMVSVGIWFEVVLMQILLRDAYREDPRSARTQFMLTEVGDETRHTVMFGRAIEAMGVRAYGPRRTPYRLARLGPVALRGASAYAGILIGEEPVDRWQRDLMRDERIQPLARMIARIHVTEEARHVTFARDELASAVKGLSRAKLRWHQALTAQVAYVTMRSLVHPDVYAAVGLDPQEARRQALGNEAYRETIAWMGEKVMPVLQENGMVGERDRKVWRASFLMR; encoded by the coding sequence ATGACCCTGCTCGACCCCGCTGCCGAGGTCGCCTCCCCGAACGCCGAGGCCCTGTCCGAGCGGCTGCTGCGCTCGACGGCCCGCCAGTCCTACGACCCCGACGTCGACATCGACTGGAGCGCGCCGCCGGTGCCGGGCCTGTGGTGGATGCAGCCGGAGCGGATGTCGCTCTACGGTACGCCGCTGTGGGACCGGCTCAGCGAGGAGCAGCGCATCGAGCTGTCGCTGCACGAGGTCGCGAGCATGGTCAGCGTCGGGATCTGGTTCGAGGTCGTGCTGATGCAGATCCTGCTGCGCGACGCCTACCGTGAGGACCCACGCTCCGCGCGCACCCAGTTCATGCTCACCGAGGTCGGCGACGAGACCCGCCACACCGTGATGTTCGGGCGGGCCATCGAGGCGATGGGCGTGCGCGCCTACGGCCCGCGCCGGACGCCGTACCGCCTCGCGCGGCTGGGCCCGGTCGCGCTGCGCGGCGCGAGTGCGTACGCCGGCATCCTGATCGGCGAGGAACCGGTCGACCGCTGGCAGCGCGACCTGATGCGCGACGAGCGGATCCAGCCCCTGGCCCGGATGATCGCTCGGATCCACGTGACCGAGGAGGCCCGTCACGTCACCTTCGCGCGCGACGAGCTCGCCTCCGCCGTCAAGGGGCTGAGCCGCGCGAAGCTGCGCTGGCACCAGGCCCTGACCGCCCAGGTCGCCTATGTCACCATGCGCTCATTGGTCCACCCCGACGTGTACGCCGCCGTCGGGCTCGACCCCCAGGAGGCCCGCCGCCAGGCGCTCGGCAACGAGGCCTACCGCGAGACGATCGCCTGGATGGGTGAGAAGGTCATGCCGGTGCTGCAGGAGAACGGCATGGTCGGCGAGCGGGACCGCAAGGTGTGGCGGGCCTCGTTCCTGATGCGCTGA
- a CDS encoding PH domain-containing protein has protein sequence MSLPVADEAPWQRLDPRMLLVHPITELVKFLPVLVGLLVAGGASGTGPWALLGVGFPVGLGVVRYLTTTYRVTGSRVELRRGLLQRHNLSTPVDRVRTVDLTASPIHRVLGLAAIVIGTGSVASDDDERLLLDALPREQASALRAQLLASPATGAGAGSPDAAGLPGVVPEAVVARFSPRWLWYAPFSGAVLVATGAVVGTTAPLLQSVDIRISEDDLDVFSPGVVGALAVAVLLLVATLAVVGYLVVNGGFLLARQGATWHVRRGLLTQRETSIDVARLAGATIGEPAALRLARGRRVNAIVTGLRGSQQSSTVLLPPAPYPTAVTTTSAVLGDQAPVTGALRGHGRAATTRRFTRALLGAAPFAALPVLAVLAGASAGLLVLPLVAVAAALALAADRARALGHAHLAGHVVTRSGSVLRRRDALADAHVIGWNLRATWFQRRAGLVTVAATTAGGTGQVAVYDVPAPDAIALALAATPGLLDEFLEDAG, from the coding sequence GTGAGCCTCCCCGTCGCGGACGAGGCGCCGTGGCAGCGGCTGGACCCGCGCATGCTGCTGGTCCACCCGATCACCGAGCTCGTCAAGTTCCTTCCGGTCCTGGTCGGCCTGCTCGTCGCCGGTGGCGCGTCGGGCACCGGCCCGTGGGCCCTCCTCGGCGTCGGCTTCCCGGTCGGCCTCGGCGTGGTCCGCTACCTCACGACGACCTACCGCGTCACCGGCTCGCGCGTCGAGCTGCGCCGCGGCCTGCTGCAGCGGCACAACCTGTCGACGCCGGTCGACCGGGTCCGTACGGTCGACCTGACCGCCTCCCCGATCCACCGGGTGCTCGGCCTCGCCGCGATCGTGATCGGCACCGGCAGCGTGGCCAGCGACGACGACGAGCGGCTGCTGCTCGACGCCCTCCCCCGCGAGCAGGCGAGCGCGCTGCGCGCCCAGCTGCTGGCGTCCCCGGCGACGGGCGCGGGTGCGGGCTCGCCGGACGCGGCCGGCCTGCCGGGCGTCGTACCGGAGGCGGTGGTGGCGCGCTTCTCGCCGCGCTGGCTCTGGTACGCCCCGTTCAGCGGCGCCGTGCTGGTCGCCACCGGTGCGGTCGTCGGTACGACGGCCCCGCTCCTGCAGTCCGTCGACATCCGGATCAGCGAGGACGACCTCGACGTCTTCTCCCCCGGCGTCGTCGGCGCCCTCGCGGTCGCCGTGCTGCTGCTGGTCGCGACACTCGCGGTGGTCGGGTACCTCGTCGTCAACGGCGGCTTCCTGCTCGCCCGGCAGGGCGCGACCTGGCACGTGCGCCGCGGGTTGCTCACCCAGCGCGAGACCAGCATCGACGTCGCCCGGCTGGCCGGCGCCACGATCGGCGAGCCGGCCGCGCTCCGGCTGGCCCGCGGACGGCGCGTCAACGCGATCGTGACGGGGCTGCGCGGCAGCCAGCAGTCCTCGACCGTGCTGCTCCCCCCGGCGCCGTACCCGACCGCGGTCACCACGACGAGCGCCGTCCTCGGCGACCAGGCACCCGTGACCGGCGCGCTGCGCGGCCACGGCCGGGCCGCGACCACCCGTCGCTTCACCCGCGCCCTGCTGGGCGCGGCACCCTTCGCGGCGTTGCCGGTCCTGGCGGTGCTGGCCGGGGCATCCGCGGGACTGCTCGTCCTCCCGCTGGTCGCGGTCGCCGCCGCGCTCGCCCTCGCCGCCGACCGCGCCCGCGCCCTGGGCCACGCGCACCTGGCCGGCCACGTGGTCACCCGGTCCGGGTCGGTCCTGCGCCGACGTGACGCGCTGGCCGACGCCCACGTCATCGGCTGGAACCTCCGCGCCACCTGGTTCCAGCGCCGCGCCGGCCTGGTCACCGTCGCCGCGACCACCGCCGGCGGCACCGGCCAGGTCGCCGTGTACGACGTCCCGGCGCCCGATGCGATCGCCCTCGCCCTGGCCGCAACCCCCGGGCTGCTCGACGAGTTCCTGGAGGACGCCGGATGA
- a CDS encoding DUF4873 domain-containing protein → MSVAHEPQELYDGPAVVHVHGTDHGVVVTLRGSFQPLDGLFHWYGRVAAGTPVDDVRSGSTVTLRTEAGEATARLSDKDTWGRFRITGTGTPPF, encoded by the coding sequence ATGAGCGTCGCGCACGAGCCCCAGGAGCTGTACGACGGCCCGGCGGTCGTCCACGTCCACGGCACCGACCACGGCGTCGTCGTCACCCTGCGCGGCAGCTTCCAACCCCTCGACGGCCTGTTCCACTGGTACGGCCGCGTCGCCGCCGGCACCCCCGTCGACGACGTGCGCAGCGGCAGCACGGTGACCCTGCGTACGGAAGCCGGCGAGGCGACCGCCCGGCTGTCCGACAAGGACACGTGGGGGCGGTTCCGGATCACGGGGACGGGGACGCCTCCGTTCTGA
- a CDS encoding TetR/AcrR family transcriptional regulator: MASNVKSDGRTTRWEKHRAARREEFVQAAVRAIDTLGPDASVADIAAEAGVSKPVLYRYFADKSELHAAVGAWGTDLVLERVIAAVLLPASSRERVTAGVEAYLGTIAEHPQAFLLLTRQHAGGDPLAAGKDLIASKLSRMLGDALRLLGGDAGAAEPWSHAIVGLGSSVGQWWLERRTMSRAAAAAYLGEFIWHALSGAAAEHGVDLAALDPQLGADNVRPLRKEPKESGR, translated from the coding sequence ATGGCCTCCAACGTCAAGAGCGACGGGCGCACGACCCGCTGGGAGAAGCACCGGGCTGCCCGGCGCGAGGAGTTCGTCCAGGCGGCGGTCCGCGCGATCGACACCCTCGGCCCCGACGCATCGGTGGCCGACATCGCCGCCGAGGCGGGCGTCAGCAAGCCGGTGCTCTACCGCTACTTCGCCGACAAGTCCGAGCTGCACGCCGCGGTCGGCGCCTGGGGCACCGACCTGGTCCTCGAGCGGGTCATCGCCGCCGTCCTCCTGCCCGCGAGCTCCCGCGAACGGGTGACCGCGGGCGTCGAGGCCTACCTCGGCACCATCGCCGAGCACCCGCAGGCCTTCCTCCTGCTCACCCGCCAGCACGCCGGCGGCGACCCGCTGGCCGCCGGCAAGGACCTGATCGCCTCCAAGCTCTCCCGGATGCTCGGCGACGCCCTGCGCCTGCTGGGCGGCGACGCGGGCGCCGCCGAGCCGTGGTCGCACGCGATCGTCGGGCTCGGCAGCTCGGTCGGCCAGTGGTGGCTCGAGCGCCGCACCATGTCGCGCGCCGCGGCCGCCGCCTACCTCGGCGAGTTCATCTGGCACGCGCTGTCCGGAGCCGCGGCCGAGCACGGCGTCGACCTCGCCGCCCTCGACCCCCAGCTCGGCGCGGACAACGTCCGACCGCTGCGCAAGGAGCCGAAGGAGTCCGGGCGATGA
- a CDS encoding DMP19 family protein — MSTDDAWSQYEAFGEGDRSTLTPRQRAVFAICDLRQEINSGGFDSYFRSWGGDTAPLALAALPEALGERWAMLLREGMQVLGPDYPASADARFDVLDSHNLDAVLDGLDERFYDLEAATDANDLIDAYLQAGS; from the coding sequence ATGTCGACCGACGACGCGTGGAGCCAGTACGAAGCCTTCGGCGAGGGTGATCGTTCGACTCTGACGCCACGACAACGTGCGGTCTTCGCCATCTGCGACCTACGCCAGGAGATCAACTCCGGCGGGTTCGACTCCTACTTCCGCTCCTGGGGAGGAGACACCGCACCCCTTGCTCTCGCCGCCCTCCCCGAGGCACTGGGCGAGCGGTGGGCCATGCTGCTGCGGGAGGGGATGCAGGTGCTCGGCCCCGACTACCCAGCGAGCGCCGATGCGCGGTTCGACGTACTCGACTCCCACAATCTCGACGCGGTGCTGGACGGGCTCGACGAGAGGTTCTACGACCTCGAGGCCGCGACCGACGCGAACGACCTGATCGACGCCTACCTGCAAGCCGGCTCCTAG
- a CDS encoding type II toxin-antitoxin system PemK/MazF family toxin, whose translation MSDTTDPTSDPTSVPDGTYAPVPDGRPDPGEVVWAWVPYEDDPQQGKDRPVLVIGTAAGSAGEQLLNCLVMTSKDHDRDAAQEAAAGRFWMDVGSGAWDPRGRPSEVRLNRLLVIAADTVRREGAALPADVYAAVVEARLPFA comes from the coding sequence ATGAGCGACACGACCGACCCGACCAGCGACCCGACCAGCGTCCCCGACGGGACCTACGCCCCCGTCCCCGACGGCCGCCCCGACCCGGGCGAGGTGGTCTGGGCGTGGGTGCCCTACGAGGACGACCCGCAGCAGGGCAAGGACCGCCCGGTGCTCGTCATCGGCACCGCAGCCGGGTCCGCCGGGGAGCAGCTGCTCAACTGCCTGGTGATGACCAGCAAGGACCACGACCGCGACGCCGCGCAGGAGGCGGCCGCCGGCCGCTTCTGGATGGACGTCGGCTCCGGGGCGTGGGACCCGCGCGGGCGCCCCAGCGAGGTCAGGCTCAACCGGCTGCTCGTGATCGCCGCCGACACGGTCCGGCGCGAGGGCGCTGCCCTTCCCGCCGACGTCTACGCGGCGGTCGTCGAGGCCCGACTGCCGTTCGCCTGA